GCTGGGCAGTTATCGCCAGGGACGGCCTCGGACCTAGGATCGGCCGAGCTTCCGCCCATACGGGCCTGCAAAGCGCGCTTTTCTGCGTTCCGGTGCTCACGTACTTTTAGTACGCTGCGCTCCGTTACTCGAAAATCACGCTTTTCGGCTCCGTCTGGACGAAATCTCGACCAATCCTGTTCGTGACGGCGGCAGAAGTCTGTATAGCCGCCCCATGGTCGCAGCCATCCTTCTGTCCGCCCTGGCGATGAGCGTCATTGTCGGCGTGCGCTATCTGCTGGCGAGCGGCGGGTTTGCGCTGGCGACGCGGATTCGCCAGCCGGGCCTCTATCGCGGTCTGGAGAGGCAGATGGGGCGGGAGATCGGCTGGTCGCTGCTGTCCGCGCTGATCTATGGCGTGCCGGCGGGCGTGGTCGCCTGGGGCTGGCAGGCGCGGGGCTGGACCCGCATATACAGCAACCCGGACAGCTACCCGCTCTGGTATCTGCCCGTTTCGATACTGCTCTATCTCGCCGCGCACGACACATGGTTCTATTGGACCCATCGCTGGATGCACCGGCCCAAACTGTTCCGGATTGCCCATGCGGTCCATCATGCCAGCCGCCCGCCCACGGCATGGGCGGCGATGAGCTTCCATCCGTGGGAGGCGATCACTGGCGCGGTGGTGATCCCGGCGCTGGTCTTCCTGATCCCGATCCATGTCGGCGCACTGGGACTGGTGCTGACGATCATGACCGTCATGGGGGTGAGCAATCATATGGGGTGGGAGATGTTCCCGCGCTGGATGGTGCGGGGG
This genomic stretch from Sphingobium sp. BYY-5 harbors:
- a CDS encoding sterol desaturase family protein, translated to MVAAILLSALAMSVIVGVRYLLASGGFALATRIRQPGLYRGLERQMGREIGWSLLSALIYGVPAGVVAWGWQARGWTRIYSNPDSYPLWYLPVSILLYLAAHDTWFYWTHRWMHRPKLFRIAHAVHHASRPPTAWAAMSFHPWEAITGAVVIPALVFLIPIHVGALGLVLTIMTVMGVSNHMGWEMFPRWMVRGPLGAWLITASHHQRHHDIYRCNYGLYFRFWDRLCGTDKGLGDFAKGQA